From Mercenaria mercenaria strain notata chromosome 17, MADL_Memer_1, whole genome shotgun sequence, the proteins below share one genomic window:
- the LOC123537653 gene encoding 40S ribosomal protein S10-like isoform X2: MLMPKKNRVSIYEYLFKEGVLVAKKDFTAPKHPEIDVPNLHVIKALTSLKSRGYVTEQFAWRHFYWYLTNEGIQYLRDFLHLPAEIVPATLKRQTRPETARPRPKESYGGEGQRAQAQDRQEYRRAAGPPGGDKKADAGAGGGDFQFRGGAGSGGPSRGGFGRGRGGGFGAPPAPGGGQ; the protein is encoded by the exons ATGTTGATGCCCAAGAAGAACCGTGTGTCCATCTACGAATACTTATTCAAGGAGGGAGTCCTAGTAGCCAAAAAGGACTTCACGGCTCCAAAACATCCAGAAATTGATGTCCCCAATCTGCATGTGATAAAAGCTCTGACa TCATTGAAGTCACGGGGTTATGTAACAGAACAATTCGCATGGAGACATTTTTACTGGTACCTGACAAATGAAGGTATTCAGTACCTGCGAGATTTCCTTCATCTGCCTGCAGAAATCGTTCCAGCTACATTGAAACGTCAGACCAGGCCAGAGACTGCCAGACCAAGACCTAAAGAATCTTATG GTGGTGAGGGACAGAGAGCTCAGGCACAGGACAGACAGGAGTACAGACGTGCAGCTGGACCAC ctGGTGGTGACAAGAAAGCTGATGCTGGTGCCGGTGGTGGAGACTTCCAGTTT agAGGAGGTGCTGGAAGTGGTGGGCCATCACGAGGTGGATTTGGACGAGGCCGTGGAGGAGGTTTTGGAGCTCCCCCTGCTCCAGGTGGAGGACAATAA
- the LOC123537652 gene encoding ER degradation-enhancing alpha-mannosidase-like protein 2 isoform X1 — protein MRSKMSAPMLRVIIFSIFFIFFCENRIIKEEDIVYYRKKVTDMFHHAYDGYIRHAYPYDELRPLTCDGHDTWGSYSLTLIDALDMLVIMGNTSEFRRVANLVIEKMDFDDDINVSVFETNIRVVGGLLSAHLMSKRGGLDLEPGWPCSGPLLRMAEDVARRLLPAFDTPTGMPYGTVNLMYGVPTGETTVTCTAGVGTFLVEFGALSKLTGDPIFEKVAMRAMKSLFKARSSIGLVGNHIDVATGKWTALDSGIGGGVDSYFEYLVKGSIMFQNTELLDMYNEYLVSVEKYLKKDDWYMWAHMTKGSISLPIFTSLDCYWPGVQAMLGQVDKAMKSLHNFHQVWKQFGGLPEFYNIVKNEAYGGREGYPLRPELVEAAMYLYQATKDPYLLEIGVDMLESIEQNTKTSCGYATIKDVTTHTLENRMESFFLAETTKYLYLLFDPDNFMHNTGDHGTVIDTPNGQCVIDAGGYIYNTEAHPIDTSALYCCSAEKKEDDIELQNFHDNLDLLTLFDINENKDVIQGVKWDKRRKEDYLDEIMGESLQFLNIDNNKLNVLGNLGGSHQAIMSTKGEKFVVKDAKVTSVTIDGFKAEVNNQDILIKIQSSQKDQTKFNGQSENIEIRQDTASAEERKFEEVCDQDGTCKKVGLELSMKKYTKEENINDPDPVFDTEKEKIGEETGSVDATSDSKVEEHDSSDTKVEKVMDTDVNVEDENKDNVNINTESKVSNTDKVDAVSDIESETVNVGDEKEGANSETAAASEDLKIEHAENEGDKDTIIYVHAAKDNIIKTENKVTENIQTKVDSSETAQSYNIKVKTDSQTVRTEPVTMTITKQLNAKTGTEKFKDVLNIIKSFTEDYLSNKGVKSMKSLHDKLKYYSLFHRQKHELLTCEAQPFHMKFSLMGEMFVTE, from the exons ATGAGATCCAAGATGTCAGCGCCCATGTTACGtgttataatattttcaatatttttcattttcttctgcGAAAACCGAATTATAAAAGAAGAGGATATAGTTTATTACAG GAAAAAGGTAACTGATATGTTCCACCATGCTTATGATGGCTACATCAGACATGCATATCCGTATGACGAGCTCAGACCATTAACTTGTGATGGACATGACACTTGGGGCAG tTACTCACTGACACTGATAGATGCACTTGACATGTTGGTGATTATGGGGAACACAAGCGAGTTCCGGCGTGTTGCTAACCTGGTCATAGAAAAGATGGACTTCGATGATGATATTAATGTCTCTGTGTTTGAGACAAATATCAGAG TTGTTGGAGGCCTTCTATCAGCTCACCTGATGTCAAAGAGAGGTGGTTTGGACCTTGAACCAGGCTGGCCATGCTCTGGTCCCCTGCTAAGAATGGCTGAAGATGTTGCTAGGAGACTGTTACCAG CTTTTGATACACCAACTGGTATGCCATATGGAACAGTGAACTTAATGTATGGTGTTCCAACAGGGGAGACAACTGTGACATGTACTGCAGGAGTCGGCACATTCCTGGTTGAGTTTGGAGCACTAAGTAAACTCACTGGAGATCCGATATTTGAGAAAGTTGCTATGAGGGCTATGAAAAGTCTCTTCAAAGCTCGCTCATCAATTGGCCTG GTAGGAAATCATATAGATGTGGCAACAGGAAAGTGGACAGCGTTGGATTCTGGAATTGGGGGTGGGGTGGACTCGTACTTCGAGTATCTTGTTAAAGGATCTATCATGTTCCAAAATACAGAACTTCTGGATATGTATAATG AATACCTTGTTTCAGTGGAGAAGTATTTGAAGAAAGATGATTGGTATATGTGGGCACATATGACAAAGGGATCAATAAGTCTACCAATATTTACCTCCCTTGATTGTTACTGGCCAGGAGTACAG GCCATGTTAGGTCAAGTGGACAAGGCCATGAAATCCCTACATAACTTCCATCAAGTATGGAAACAGTTTGGAGGTCTGCCAGAGTTCTACAATATTGTGAAGAATGAAGCATATGGTGGCAGGGAGGGTTATCCTCTTAGACCAG AGCTGGTTGAAGCAGCCATGTATTTATACCAAGCCACAAAGGATCCATACTTATTAGAGATCGGTGTAGACATGCTGGAATCTATAGAACAGAATACCAAGACAAGTTGTGGATATGCCACT ATCAAGGATGTGACAACACATACACTGGAGAACAGAATGGAAAGTTTCTTCTTAGCAGAAACCACAAAATACCTGTACCTGTTGTTTGACCCTGACAATTTCATGCACAACACAGGTGATCATGGTACAGTGATAGATACACCAAATGGACAGTGTGTTATAGATGCAG GTGGCTATATTTACAATACTGAAGCCCATCCTATAGACACAAGTGCTTTATATTGCTGTAGTGCAGAGAAGAAAGAAGATGACATTGAACTTCAGAATTTCCATGAcaaccttgaccttctgaccttaTTTGATATTAATGAGAATAAGGATGTAATACAAGGGGTAAAATGGGATAAAAGGAGAAAGGAAGATTATCTAGATGAAATCATGGGTGAAAGTTTACAATTTCTAAATATTGATAACAACAAGTTGAATGTTCTTGGAAACTTAGGTGGAAGCCATCAAGCTATTATGTCAACTAAAGGGGAAAAGTTTGTTGTCAAAGATGCAAAAGTAACATCAGTTACTATTGATGGATTCAAAGCAGAAGTTAATAACCAagatatattaataaaaattCAAAGTTCCCAAAAAgatcaaacaaaatttaatggtcagagtgaaaatattgaaattagaCAGGATACTGCATCAGCAGAGGAGAGAAAATTTGAAGAAGTTTGTGATCAGGATGGCACATGCAAAAAAGTTGGTTTAGAATTAAGTATGAAAAAGTatacaaaagaagaaaatataaatgatCCAGATCCTGTCTTCGATACTGAGAAAGAGAAGATAGGGGAAGAGACAGGTTCTGTGGATGCAACTTCAGACAGCAAAGTTGAGGAACATGATAGTTCAGATACCAAAGTAGAGAAAGTTATGGATACAGATGTAAATGTTGAAGATGAGAATAAAGATAATGTTAATATCAATACAGAGAGTAAAGTTAGTAATACTGATAAAGTTGatgcagtatctgacattgaaagtGAAACTGTAAATGTTGGTGATGAAAAGGAAGGTGCTAATTCAGAGACAGCAGCAGCTAGTGAAGATCTCAAAATAGAACATGCCGAAAATGAAGGTGATAAAGATACCATAATATATGTACATGCAGCCAAAGATAATATAATCAAAACTGAGAATAAAGTAACAGAGAATATACAAACAAAAGTTGATTCTTCTGAAACTGCACAAAGTtataatataaaagtaaaaacagaTAGTCAGACTGTAAGGACTGAACCAGTAACAATGACTATAACTAAACAGCTTAATGCTAAAACTGGCACGGAaaaattcaaagatgttttaaatattatcaaGAGTTTTACTGAAGACTATCTTTCAAATAAAGGTGTTAAAAGTATGAAATCTTTACATGATAAgttgaaatattacagtttaTTTCATAGACAGAAACATGAACTATTGACTTGTGAAGCTCAACCATTCCATATGAAGTTTTCATTAATGGGTGAAATGTTTGTCACAGAATAA
- the LOC123537652 gene encoding ER degradation-enhancing alpha-mannosidase-like protein 2 isoform X2, with protein MFHHAYDGYIRHAYPYDELRPLTCDGHDTWGSYSLTLIDALDMLVIMGNTSEFRRVANLVIEKMDFDDDINVSVFETNIRVVGGLLSAHLMSKRGGLDLEPGWPCSGPLLRMAEDVARRLLPAFDTPTGMPYGTVNLMYGVPTGETTVTCTAGVGTFLVEFGALSKLTGDPIFEKVAMRAMKSLFKARSSIGLVGNHIDVATGKWTALDSGIGGGVDSYFEYLVKGSIMFQNTELLDMYNEYLVSVEKYLKKDDWYMWAHMTKGSISLPIFTSLDCYWPGVQAMLGQVDKAMKSLHNFHQVWKQFGGLPEFYNIVKNEAYGGREGYPLRPELVEAAMYLYQATKDPYLLEIGVDMLESIEQNTKTSCGYATIKDVTTHTLENRMESFFLAETTKYLYLLFDPDNFMHNTGDHGTVIDTPNGQCVIDAGGYIYNTEAHPIDTSALYCCSAEKKEDDIELQNFHDNLDLLTLFDINENKDVIQGVKWDKRRKEDYLDEIMGESLQFLNIDNNKLNVLGNLGGSHQAIMSTKGEKFVVKDAKVTSVTIDGFKAEVNNQDILIKIQSSQKDQTKFNGQSENIEIRQDTASAEERKFEEVCDQDGTCKKVGLELSMKKYTKEENINDPDPVFDTEKEKIGEETGSVDATSDSKVEEHDSSDTKVEKVMDTDVNVEDENKDNVNINTESKVSNTDKVDAVSDIESETVNVGDEKEGANSETAAASEDLKIEHAENEGDKDTIIYVHAAKDNIIKTENKVTENIQTKVDSSETAQSYNIKVKTDSQTVRTEPVTMTITKQLNAKTGTEKFKDVLNIIKSFTEDYLSNKGVKSMKSLHDKLKYYSLFHRQKHELLTCEAQPFHMKFSLMGEMFVTE; from the exons ATGTTCCACCATGCTTATGATGGCTACATCAGACATGCATATCCGTATGACGAGCTCAGACCATTAACTTGTGATGGACATGACACTTGGGGCAG tTACTCACTGACACTGATAGATGCACTTGACATGTTGGTGATTATGGGGAACACAAGCGAGTTCCGGCGTGTTGCTAACCTGGTCATAGAAAAGATGGACTTCGATGATGATATTAATGTCTCTGTGTTTGAGACAAATATCAGAG TTGTTGGAGGCCTTCTATCAGCTCACCTGATGTCAAAGAGAGGTGGTTTGGACCTTGAACCAGGCTGGCCATGCTCTGGTCCCCTGCTAAGAATGGCTGAAGATGTTGCTAGGAGACTGTTACCAG CTTTTGATACACCAACTGGTATGCCATATGGAACAGTGAACTTAATGTATGGTGTTCCAACAGGGGAGACAACTGTGACATGTACTGCAGGAGTCGGCACATTCCTGGTTGAGTTTGGAGCACTAAGTAAACTCACTGGAGATCCGATATTTGAGAAAGTTGCTATGAGGGCTATGAAAAGTCTCTTCAAAGCTCGCTCATCAATTGGCCTG GTAGGAAATCATATAGATGTGGCAACAGGAAAGTGGACAGCGTTGGATTCTGGAATTGGGGGTGGGGTGGACTCGTACTTCGAGTATCTTGTTAAAGGATCTATCATGTTCCAAAATACAGAACTTCTGGATATGTATAATG AATACCTTGTTTCAGTGGAGAAGTATTTGAAGAAAGATGATTGGTATATGTGGGCACATATGACAAAGGGATCAATAAGTCTACCAATATTTACCTCCCTTGATTGTTACTGGCCAGGAGTACAG GCCATGTTAGGTCAAGTGGACAAGGCCATGAAATCCCTACATAACTTCCATCAAGTATGGAAACAGTTTGGAGGTCTGCCAGAGTTCTACAATATTGTGAAGAATGAAGCATATGGTGGCAGGGAGGGTTATCCTCTTAGACCAG AGCTGGTTGAAGCAGCCATGTATTTATACCAAGCCACAAAGGATCCATACTTATTAGAGATCGGTGTAGACATGCTGGAATCTATAGAACAGAATACCAAGACAAGTTGTGGATATGCCACT ATCAAGGATGTGACAACACATACACTGGAGAACAGAATGGAAAGTTTCTTCTTAGCAGAAACCACAAAATACCTGTACCTGTTGTTTGACCCTGACAATTTCATGCACAACACAGGTGATCATGGTACAGTGATAGATACACCAAATGGACAGTGTGTTATAGATGCAG GTGGCTATATTTACAATACTGAAGCCCATCCTATAGACACAAGTGCTTTATATTGCTGTAGTGCAGAGAAGAAAGAAGATGACATTGAACTTCAGAATTTCCATGAcaaccttgaccttctgaccttaTTTGATATTAATGAGAATAAGGATGTAATACAAGGGGTAAAATGGGATAAAAGGAGAAAGGAAGATTATCTAGATGAAATCATGGGTGAAAGTTTACAATTTCTAAATATTGATAACAACAAGTTGAATGTTCTTGGAAACTTAGGTGGAAGCCATCAAGCTATTATGTCAACTAAAGGGGAAAAGTTTGTTGTCAAAGATGCAAAAGTAACATCAGTTACTATTGATGGATTCAAAGCAGAAGTTAATAACCAagatatattaataaaaattCAAAGTTCCCAAAAAgatcaaacaaaatttaatggtcagagtgaaaatattgaaattagaCAGGATACTGCATCAGCAGAGGAGAGAAAATTTGAAGAAGTTTGTGATCAGGATGGCACATGCAAAAAAGTTGGTTTAGAATTAAGTATGAAAAAGTatacaaaagaagaaaatataaatgatCCAGATCCTGTCTTCGATACTGAGAAAGAGAAGATAGGGGAAGAGACAGGTTCTGTGGATGCAACTTCAGACAGCAAAGTTGAGGAACATGATAGTTCAGATACCAAAGTAGAGAAAGTTATGGATACAGATGTAAATGTTGAAGATGAGAATAAAGATAATGTTAATATCAATACAGAGAGTAAAGTTAGTAATACTGATAAAGTTGatgcagtatctgacattgaaagtGAAACTGTAAATGTTGGTGATGAAAAGGAAGGTGCTAATTCAGAGACAGCAGCAGCTAGTGAAGATCTCAAAATAGAACATGCCGAAAATGAAGGTGATAAAGATACCATAATATATGTACATGCAGCCAAAGATAATATAATCAAAACTGAGAATAAAGTAACAGAGAATATACAAACAAAAGTTGATTCTTCTGAAACTGCACAAAGTtataatataaaagtaaaaacagaTAGTCAGACTGTAAGGACTGAACCAGTAACAATGACTATAACTAAACAGCTTAATGCTAAAACTGGCACGGAaaaattcaaagatgttttaaatattatcaaGAGTTTTACTGAAGACTATCTTTCAAATAAAGGTGTTAAAAGTATGAAATCTTTACATGATAAgttgaaatattacagtttaTTTCATAGACAGAAACATGAACTATTGACTTGTGAAGCTCAACCATTCCATATGAAGTTTTCATTAATGGGTGAAATGTTTGTCACAGAATAA
- the LOC123537652 gene encoding ER degradation-enhancing alpha-mannosidase-like protein 3 isoform X3, with product MSLPLSHSKCYSLTLIDALDMLVIMGNTSEFRRVANLVIEKMDFDDDINVSVFETNIRVVGGLLSAHLMSKRGGLDLEPGWPCSGPLLRMAEDVARRLLPAFDTPTGMPYGTVNLMYGVPTGETTVTCTAGVGTFLVEFGALSKLTGDPIFEKVAMRAMKSLFKARSSIGLVGNHIDVATGKWTALDSGIGGGVDSYFEYLVKGSIMFQNTELLDMYNEYLVSVEKYLKKDDWYMWAHMTKGSISLPIFTSLDCYWPGVQAMLGQVDKAMKSLHNFHQVWKQFGGLPEFYNIVKNEAYGGREGYPLRPELVEAAMYLYQATKDPYLLEIGVDMLESIEQNTKTSCGYATIKDVTTHTLENRMESFFLAETTKYLYLLFDPDNFMHNTGDHGTVIDTPNGQCVIDAGGYIYNTEAHPIDTSALYCCSAEKKEDDIELQNFHDNLDLLTLFDINENKDVIQGVKWDKRRKEDYLDEIMGESLQFLNIDNNKLNVLGNLGGSHQAIMSTKGEKFVVKDAKVTSVTIDGFKAEVNNQDILIKIQSSQKDQTKFNGQSENIEIRQDTASAEERKFEEVCDQDGTCKKVGLELSMKKYTKEENINDPDPVFDTEKEKIGEETGSVDATSDSKVEEHDSSDTKVEKVMDTDVNVEDENKDNVNINTESKVSNTDKVDAVSDIESETVNVGDEKEGANSETAAASEDLKIEHAENEGDKDTIIYVHAAKDNIIKTENKVTENIQTKVDSSETAQSYNIKVKTDSQTVRTEPVTMTITKQLNAKTGTEKFKDVLNIIKSFTEDYLSNKGVKSMKSLHDKLKYYSLFHRQKHELLTCEAQPFHMKFSLMGEMFVTE from the exons ATGTCTTTACCACTAAGCCACAGTAAATG tTACTCACTGACACTGATAGATGCACTTGACATGTTGGTGATTATGGGGAACACAAGCGAGTTCCGGCGTGTTGCTAACCTGGTCATAGAAAAGATGGACTTCGATGATGATATTAATGTCTCTGTGTTTGAGACAAATATCAGAG TTGTTGGAGGCCTTCTATCAGCTCACCTGATGTCAAAGAGAGGTGGTTTGGACCTTGAACCAGGCTGGCCATGCTCTGGTCCCCTGCTAAGAATGGCTGAAGATGTTGCTAGGAGACTGTTACCAG CTTTTGATACACCAACTGGTATGCCATATGGAACAGTGAACTTAATGTATGGTGTTCCAACAGGGGAGACAACTGTGACATGTACTGCAGGAGTCGGCACATTCCTGGTTGAGTTTGGAGCACTAAGTAAACTCACTGGAGATCCGATATTTGAGAAAGTTGCTATGAGGGCTATGAAAAGTCTCTTCAAAGCTCGCTCATCAATTGGCCTG GTAGGAAATCATATAGATGTGGCAACAGGAAAGTGGACAGCGTTGGATTCTGGAATTGGGGGTGGGGTGGACTCGTACTTCGAGTATCTTGTTAAAGGATCTATCATGTTCCAAAATACAGAACTTCTGGATATGTATAATG AATACCTTGTTTCAGTGGAGAAGTATTTGAAGAAAGATGATTGGTATATGTGGGCACATATGACAAAGGGATCAATAAGTCTACCAATATTTACCTCCCTTGATTGTTACTGGCCAGGAGTACAG GCCATGTTAGGTCAAGTGGACAAGGCCATGAAATCCCTACATAACTTCCATCAAGTATGGAAACAGTTTGGAGGTCTGCCAGAGTTCTACAATATTGTGAAGAATGAAGCATATGGTGGCAGGGAGGGTTATCCTCTTAGACCAG AGCTGGTTGAAGCAGCCATGTATTTATACCAAGCCACAAAGGATCCATACTTATTAGAGATCGGTGTAGACATGCTGGAATCTATAGAACAGAATACCAAGACAAGTTGTGGATATGCCACT ATCAAGGATGTGACAACACATACACTGGAGAACAGAATGGAAAGTTTCTTCTTAGCAGAAACCACAAAATACCTGTACCTGTTGTTTGACCCTGACAATTTCATGCACAACACAGGTGATCATGGTACAGTGATAGATACACCAAATGGACAGTGTGTTATAGATGCAG GTGGCTATATTTACAATACTGAAGCCCATCCTATAGACACAAGTGCTTTATATTGCTGTAGTGCAGAGAAGAAAGAAGATGACATTGAACTTCAGAATTTCCATGAcaaccttgaccttctgaccttaTTTGATATTAATGAGAATAAGGATGTAATACAAGGGGTAAAATGGGATAAAAGGAGAAAGGAAGATTATCTAGATGAAATCATGGGTGAAAGTTTACAATTTCTAAATATTGATAACAACAAGTTGAATGTTCTTGGAAACTTAGGTGGAAGCCATCAAGCTATTATGTCAACTAAAGGGGAAAAGTTTGTTGTCAAAGATGCAAAAGTAACATCAGTTACTATTGATGGATTCAAAGCAGAAGTTAATAACCAagatatattaataaaaattCAAAGTTCCCAAAAAgatcaaacaaaatttaatggtcagagtgaaaatattgaaattagaCAGGATACTGCATCAGCAGAGGAGAGAAAATTTGAAGAAGTTTGTGATCAGGATGGCACATGCAAAAAAGTTGGTTTAGAATTAAGTATGAAAAAGTatacaaaagaagaaaatataaatgatCCAGATCCTGTCTTCGATACTGAGAAAGAGAAGATAGGGGAAGAGACAGGTTCTGTGGATGCAACTTCAGACAGCAAAGTTGAGGAACATGATAGTTCAGATACCAAAGTAGAGAAAGTTATGGATACAGATGTAAATGTTGAAGATGAGAATAAAGATAATGTTAATATCAATACAGAGAGTAAAGTTAGTAATACTGATAAAGTTGatgcagtatctgacattgaaagtGAAACTGTAAATGTTGGTGATGAAAAGGAAGGTGCTAATTCAGAGACAGCAGCAGCTAGTGAAGATCTCAAAATAGAACATGCCGAAAATGAAGGTGATAAAGATACCATAATATATGTACATGCAGCCAAAGATAATATAATCAAAACTGAGAATAAAGTAACAGAGAATATACAAACAAAAGTTGATTCTTCTGAAACTGCACAAAGTtataatataaaagtaaaaacagaTAGTCAGACTGTAAGGACTGAACCAGTAACAATGACTATAACTAAACAGCTTAATGCTAAAACTGGCACGGAaaaattcaaagatgttttaaatattatcaaGAGTTTTACTGAAGACTATCTTTCAAATAAAGGTGTTAAAAGTATGAAATCTTTACATGATAAgttgaaatattacagtttaTTTCATAGACAGAAACATGAACTATTGACTTGTGAAGCTCAACCATTCCATATGAAGTTTTCATTAATGGGTGAAATGTTTGTCACAGAATAA
- the LOC123537653 gene encoding 40S ribosomal protein S10-like isoform X1, which translates to MGADILDLIPVQNEKFTFVLPFPVAVKTSASRMLMPKKNRVSIYEYLFKEGVLVAKKDFTAPKHPEIDVPNLHVIKALTSLKSRGYVTEQFAWRHFYWYLTNEGIQYLRDFLHLPAEIVPATLKRQTRPETARPRPKESYGGEGQRAQAQDRQEYRRAAGPPGGDKKADAGAGGGDFQFRGGAGSGGPSRGGFGRGRGGGFGAPPAPGGGQ; encoded by the exons ATGGGCGCTGACATCTTGGATCTCATTCCCGTACAAAACGAGAAATTTACCTTTGTACTTCCTTTTCCGGTTGCGGTGAAAACATCAGCAAGTAG GATGTTGATGCCCAAGAAGAACCGTGTGTCCATCTACGAATACTTATTCAAGGAGGGAGTCCTAGTAGCCAAAAAGGACTTCACGGCTCCAAAACATCCAGAAATTGATGTCCCCAATCTGCATGTGATAAAAGCTCTGACa TCATTGAAGTCACGGGGTTATGTAACAGAACAATTCGCATGGAGACATTTTTACTGGTACCTGACAAATGAAGGTATTCAGTACCTGCGAGATTTCCTTCATCTGCCTGCAGAAATCGTTCCAGCTACATTGAAACGTCAGACCAGGCCAGAGACTGCCAGACCAAGACCTAAAGAATCTTATG GTGGTGAGGGACAGAGAGCTCAGGCACAGGACAGACAGGAGTACAGACGTGCAGCTGGACCAC ctGGTGGTGACAAGAAAGCTGATGCTGGTGCCGGTGGTGGAGACTTCCAGTTT agAGGAGGTGCTGGAAGTGGTGGGCCATCACGAGGTGGATTTGGACGAGGCCGTGGAGGAGGTTTTGGAGCTCCCCCTGCTCCAGGTGGAGGACAATAA